TAAGGATAAAGAATAAAagaacatttttaaaaaaattaacagaagGGGTATTATCAAGATTATGAACTGGGCATACTTACTGGATGATACTTCAGAAGATTGTTAATGATGGTAAGTCGAATTCTCTCTAACATATCAGGATCTTCAACCTTTCGCCCATTGCCTCtagcataaaataaataaataaatagatcaATATCTACATACCAACTCACAATAGAACACATTAGCATACTGTAGTTGGGCTATTATGTTGACatctttaaaaaattcaaatgttcaaaactaggcagggaaaagaaaaaaaaaaagaaagaaaaagcatGTCATGAAATTCCCACTTATAGGATCTTCATTTTAGATTGATATGAACTCACTTAATCTCAAAGTCGAAGAAAAGCAAGCAGAGGACCAATGGCGCTAGTTTCTTAGACGGTTGTAAGACTCATTTAGCTTGCTTGCCACtttttattcaatattaaaatacaGCTTTTTCATGCACAATTATATTTTGGTAACTTCAAGAAACTGACTGGATCTGCAAATCAGGTGCTCAAACAACCAAGGAATATATGTAGCAAACATAAGATAACTATCAGCCACAAGGTCCATAAAAGTTATTCTTCAATATACGATTTTGACAAAAATAGCTGTCGGACAGTACTTCTGATTAAGATATAATGCTTTCATCCTGCCATGACCAGCTTACAATAGCTATTCAAAAGCATATGGTTGAGCATGATTTCAACTCAACTTCCCCCCTTACCCCCAAAAAACCTCGTTTTTCCTCCACTCTACAGGCTCcagtttaaatttataaactgATAGAGAACTGGGGAAAGAAACACAACAAAAAAGTTTAAACCCTGAAACTTTTTTCCAACAAGCAGAGTATAAACATCCCACCCAGTAAGGAACAAGGATATGagataaatcaatttttttatgaaaaatgcaCATTGAAAATTAATAGTTAGACTGATCACAAGTAGGTAAATGaggaaataaagagaaaattctGAACAAACCTGAATAATTGAAATCTCAAGAGATTATCAACAGTTCCAAAATTCTAGAAAGAGATTTTTGCGGATCATGCACCCTAACAGTGTCAAgaaacatttaaataaaaaaacactTACAAATGTGTAATAAAGAATTTTGTTTGCTTAACAGATCCTTCTGTGAGAACAGATCCTTTTGCCACATCCAatcccaaatctttcaaggccTTCATCTGCCCTATGATAAACCAAGAAGATTGACAAAAGTTGTAATGTTATTCAAGGACTTAACAGgtgtaatataattaaaaaccaAAAGAAGCAAGGgaaaaaaagtattaaaaaaaaaaaaaaaagagaacatCTCCAATGTCTCCCATTGAGGATATCTTAGGATGAAAATAAAAGCCAGAAGCTAAAAACATGAACGTTACTGTTTATCTAATTCCAGTAGAATGAAAATCTAAAACCTTGAGAATGGTAGTTGCATGTAGCACCTTTATCTATGCTGCAATTTAAGGTAATTGAGCAGAGGGCAGCTCAACAGAAATCATTTTGTGACATTTACAAATTCAAAGAACCTCATGGTCTTTTTCAACTACAAATGGATAAAATATGGAGTCTTTCTAATAGTCTTTCTCATTAAAATAGTATTACTTTTTTCTCATGTTCTTCAAATGCTGAAAATTATTTCGATAGGATTCTGAATATAATTTCCTGTTGCAACTAAATcgcaataaataatttaattttctcaaaCAATTTTTTCCATGCAATTTTTTTTCCCATGAAACAGATAGCCTAAGCCTCCAAACCAAGGGGGGAAAATCTTAACACTTCAGGTACCTCAAAAGTAATCATGTAAGGTGATAGTGCTGGAAATTTGGAGGAGGCTGGCAGAACACCTCAGTCATTCATAGCATAATCTAGAAGAGAGAAAGGACAAGGCAAAAAGAGAGGAATATCCGACATTTGGGAATTGGCTGCTTGCTAAAATAGGAGAGGACACCTGTCCAAAGTTGGTTCCAATGGAAGAATCTTCTCAAATATTAAAGGACAGAGAAGTGGCAGAGGAGGACATCAAGGttttttataagaatttgtTTAGTGGGTAGAAGAGCATTCTGCGCAGAAGGAATCTCCTGGTGGCTGTTTTCAGTCATCTTTTTACTTCAGCttgtattttctttcttgaCAGTGTTTTCTTAATTTGGTTCTTGTTTTCAGATTGAGAATTCTGATTGTAATTTCCTTCTTCTTGCTGTGAATATTCTACTCTGAATCAATATAACCAAATTTCATTTTTGAGCTTggcttttcttttattgttgcTGTGGAAACCTTTTGCTATGTCAACATTCCAAAACCCCTAACTCTATCATAAGTATATGCAGACTAAAATACATCATAATAACATTTCTATAGCTCCTCTTGTAGGGAAGGCTATCAGGTCAAATTGTATTATCAGTAGTAGGTTTGAGGTTTGTTGTATGGTTAACTATCAGCCTGCTGTTTCCTTTTATACACTTATGATAAGATCAAGTTTCAGAAATGGGGATGGAGTAGCAGGCAAAAAAGGCACTTTACCGTATCAATGAGAGCTCCAAGACGATCACCAAAGCTGATTTGTACAATTGTTGCTTCAGAGTCAGAATCTTGATCTATCATAACTACTGGCATGGGAATATAATCATCCTGTGCTGACTTCTGCAAGTgccattataatataaatttcacATAAAGaccagaatatatatatatatattccagTTCAAATGTGAAACTAACTATCTACACCAATATTGAAATGAATGTAAAAACAGAAGCTAACTGTTTAGTTATTTCAGTTGAGAAAGCAACGGGTAACATGGGTTCCACACCCAAATTGAAAAAGTTTCAACAGCGCTACTTATATGGACAACTTGTAAAACAATGAATTATTTggaggaaaaagagaaaaagcagGATTCATTAATAATTTCTCAAACATGGTCATGAGATCATCAAAAGGACCAAAGGCATCAACAGGACAGCGTAGTAGGACaggaaattaacaataaatgaataaatgtttGCACTGCTCTGCTCCAATCAGAAAGGTCTAATTACTCCATTAGCAGTATTTGATGAAGCTCACAATAGGTCGCCGTCAAGGTTACTTACTAATACTTACAACTGGAAGCCCTTTTGGTCCATCAAAATTAATCCAAACACTCCAACAGATAGAAGAAACTGACCTTTCCAGTAGTTAAACTTGGGCCTTGGGTAATTAAATCCAATCAGTTAACCGATCTCAAAACCAAAAATTAATTATGGTGTGAATACTTTTGCAATTTACAaactttaaaaagaaaatattattacaGAACATAAATAAACAGACTAATCCCAAATAATTTAACGGAGATACAATGGGTCATAAAAAGACTTGAACATAAAAGAAATGTAACTGACCAATGGAATTGAGCTTGCAGCATTTGTGTCATTGGTGGAAGCATAGAAAACGTGCCTGCATAGCAATTAAATCAGAGATGAGAaaatagattatttaaacaaaagaaaagaaaagaaaaagaagatagcGAGAGTGAGAAGACTATGCTTTTCAGTTTTCATTTAGCTAATGAACAACCTAAAAACCGAAACAGTAAACATACTGCTGTCACTTTTCTCCATCTCTCCAAATCAAGAATCAAACAGAAAGCTTATTGGTGACATTTTcacaaaaagaaatcaaattaaactatAACAATCCGATCGCagcataaaaggaaaataccaATTTCAGAAGAAACGATTACACAGGCTAACCTTCTTGACAAAACGACTTGATTTTCAAGGCGAATCGGAGATGAAAAGGAACAGGAATCCAGAGGAGGAACAAAGATTCGAGGGGCCAAATCCTTGGATCGATGATGGAGccatgaagaaaaagaagatagGAGACTTTTAGTGGAAGCCATGGAAATGGAAGTCTTTGATCGATCAAGAAAGAGAGCGTAGGTTCAGTCGGTTGGCCTTCTGGTTTTGGAGAAGCTGAGAGAGAGAATTTTGTTAGGGACTAGAAGCTACAGCAGCAATGGAGGAAGTGCGTGATCCTGGCGTCATCTTGGTGGACCAGCGTAGGCTGTTGCAGGCCACGTCGGATTGCAGTTTTGGTGTCTTATCCGAGTACCCCACAGAGTAATTATTTAGTGAACCCCACACCCATAATGGTTTTAGAGTATAAACTTGGTATTCAACAATACAATGATATTATAATatgtgaaataaaaaaataaaataaaataaaagttaaattacTTTTTGAGCTTTTTTCCacatacatattaaaaataaattaattattacataattaaaactttttaattaatattactgACGTAACAGAAATTATATTTATGACGTGACTAAAATAAAGTTGTGTTGTAATTAGCTAAACTTGCAAAAAatagaatgtgaggtggtggtgggtgtTTACGGCAGCTATTGTAATGCTCAAGTTAGTAGACTAAAGAATAGAGAGAATGCAATGAATTACTTATAATTTAAGTAATGTAAGAGAATAGTATACATTTCTCTTTATGatcttttcctttttatatcaTAGAAAAGTGGATAAATATGACATTTTTTGATAATTCAAAGATTATATGGTCAATTTTTTGATAAGAGATACCGCCAACTAATCGGTTGGTATTCCGCGTTTACAGGCATAACGGGAGTACGTTGGACTGTCCCTGTTTAATGGTAACTTTATACTGAGACTCGTCCCATCCAGGTGAGGGCAAGTCTTGATGATAAAGCGAGTGTTTGGAATGTCCGGCTCTTTCTTTTCTCGAGCGAGACCACGTTACTTATTTATCAAATTCTTGCCATGTAGACTTATCCCGTAGTGATAGCTCGCGACTTACTTTGAGCGATCGTTATGTAGTATCAGAGGTCcccgttgattttttattctttagatTTGAAGATGATGGTTGGTCTTTTCAGTTATGTGGCATGATCTGACCGACCTTTACTGCTTCCGTCATTTTGCCTACTTTTGGTCATGATGTTTACCTTATTTCTCGAGCCGTATTTGAGGTTTTGTCAGCTATGCCACTATATAAGAACCCcctctctcttcttttatttaCGATTGTCATTTGTGGAAGTCATGAATAGGGGTgctctctttactttttctgagAATAACCAGATCTGTGCGGAGGATATCATCATGTTCTATGAAGAGTAGTTGAAGGCGGATCTTCGTGAAGGTGCAAGCATACTGTTTGGCCTTGAGGACTGCAACCAGTATGACTATAACCAGTCCGACTATAATGACATTTCAGCACCACGACCCTAGGGAGGGGGTTGGATTGTGCAAAATTGATTTTGAGGGCTAGGCCAGGAAAACAGTTAGAAGTTAGAGAAGCAGTCTTTCAGATGACCTCTTCCCCTGGGATGAGTTCAAGCGAGAGGCTAAGGAGAATCTCGCCAATCGAGTCTCTGCTAAAGACATAGTAGatatttagaaaattataaTGTAATAGAGGCTGAAAGTCCTCCTCCttgtgattttttataataaaaatacatatttgGTATATATAATCTTTTGTTTGTTCCATGTGTACCCTCGTTACTGCCCATGATTTAAATCATTGGCTATGAATCTGATAACCACTATTTTTTTGTCCAAAGAAGGGGCTAAAGCACTTTTACTTTGTAGGGGTTAGTGCCCGCTTTAacagatataaaataatttagagaattttttataaaacatgattaatACATGGGCCTGTGACTTAGCAAGCTCTCACCTAGAAGGAATTTTGCAATAAGAGAATTTCACCTGGTCACTTGTCTTAATATAAGACTCGCCTTTAATCTTTGACTGACACCTTCGTCTTTTGGGGATTGGTATACCTATCTCATGGCTGTCTGGCATGGAGggcttgattagtgggaccaacgccttgATTGTAGTCTAGTGAAACCCACCTTGTGACCTAACCTTAtggaacctgccttgtggccttttttagtgggactaacgtcCAGATGGACTAGCAGAATCCGctttgtggccttatttagtgggatcaATGCCCGAATGGTCTGGAAAAATAAGCCTTATAACCTGACCTGGCGGAACcagccttgtgacctggcctggcggaacccttcttgtggccttgtttagtgggactaacatctGGATGATCtggcggaacccgccttgtgacctgtaacgacccggaaaccggaccgctaccggcgctaggatccaggtcggcttaaggccgccgggacccgtagcaagcctgacatacaacctgtaaacctgtttaatcccatacatgatcaacaacatatataaaattttgaaattttcttttaccaagctcaacctgtgcatgctcataaacatatacataaacataaaccccacactggagctctcatcaaatgctccaatggggcatctcatcatacacaagcttggtggaacataacatcataaaacatagatcatgtttacaaaaggaatttctatacaaactcggtcgagcacaacttctaagcctcaatctcaaaatcaacatttacatgacataactatatatcattttacaatttatcatgtccactttctatctattacatacacatgacttcattcatctcgacttctctgcctagcccgtacctgcaaacctggggaattagggagaggggtgagctactagagcccagtgagcagaataataaaaacattatattaacatttcatgcattcatggaatgcatcacatcacaaacatatcacatcaaggatgaacttgtcaccagtagccctctacatatccaatagcgccagaacgtagaatgggtcatggtctttctcttacatagcataacataacattccaatgtgccagaacgtagaatgggtcctggtctttctcttacatagtgccagcgaacgtagaatgggtctcactggtctttcattccataccgtacatatcatatcgtcacatcataggtcgagagctatggatcatccaacgttcatccatatcaacaacaaaatatgcaatgcaacatattcgtgaattctaatgcaaacaacctagtatatctcatggcattaatgatgcgtgaatcatgctaaaatgtccattatttgctttaaaatgtaatgagttatttccactcacctctggatagctctgaccagacactggagcagctgactcactgctggggtcctcgtttcctcgggtccgaacctacacaggtggactcaaatgagggaccaaacatacatgaacataactctaaactactccccaaaaaccccctagaacatcatgaaacaatcatagaaaaacatgcaaaggagggctggacagggcactttcggcagcaggttcggcggccgaaagtccctccagagccgaaagtcaggcaggttcggcggcaccttcggcggctgaaactcccagacagagacgaaactcatgcatgttcggcggcactttcggcggccgaaactgccctccagagatgaaagtcctcttttgggggcaggcttcggcagccgaaggctgcctccacaagctgtaatacccggctagactccggtatcggaattcctaccgtctggtggaatctcggatgttggaagcctctagtagggtagaaacatgttttcataaaatgttttaatgtattccatggttttaagtaaaaaggaaatgagtttttgcatgaaaacaaccttggaggaaaacccaggttcggccgccgaaccccaagttcgaccgccgaacatgcttgcatttcgggtgtgccttaggcccccgaaggcataagtgagggaagtccaggttcggccgccgaacatggcatgcatgcggaggcacgttcggcccccgaacatggcctggccagccactataaaagggtcccttagccgaaaacgggcgagcttttctccccattgtcggccaaggtgagttctccgccatccctcaccaatcttgagtcctttccttcagatctttcaagattttcacaagtttttgctttcttttgaagattttcaagttttgagcaagttttgaacttggagacccaaagagctaaatctctcccaactccaagttagatcgcctctactctcgatcttcaagaggtaagagtcgatctctagcttacattatgttttaaacaagttttatgcaagttcatggggtagaaattgcatgagtaagcttatgttgagtttatgggtttttgatgagtttttgagcaatgtggcttgtaaatgtatgtttgatgtgttgtagttggggtttaaggtagtttgagacccctaggagcttgtatgcatgttttggttgagctaaatgcatgatggtatgagttaggaggcatttgtgcatgtttgaaccaagtttctgccctttgggagaaaccaggttcggcagccgaaaggactttcggccgccgaaccctcttgtggaagcagccttcggctgccgaagcttgcccccgaaaggagactttcgtctctgtctgggagtttcggccgccgaaagtgccgccgaacatgcatgagtttcgtctctgtctgggagtttcggccgccgaaggtgccgccgaacctgcctgactttcggctctggagggactttcggccgccgaacctgccgccgaaagtgccctgtccagccttcctttgcatgttcttgcatggatgttttgaggtgttttagagggtttttgggggatgttttcagagtcatgttatagtatgttggtccctcatttgagtccacctgtgtaggttcgaacccgaggaaccgaggacctcagcagtgagtcagctgctttagtcagtgtcagagctagccagaggtgagtggaataactcttatgcttttaaataaataaattagttttgagcatgttcatgcatcatggatgccatgtgatattttaggttgtttgcattagaaatcacgaatatgttgcattgcataatatgttgttgatgtggatgaatgttgaatgattcattagccctcatatgttatgacatgatgatatgatatggaagtccaggtgtggcctgcactacgcccccggcaccattggttatgtatgttatgttatgtataagagaaagaccaggtgtggcctgcactacgcccctggcatgattggaatatgtagagggctaaatggtgacaagttcatccttgatatgattagttgtgatgtgatgcatttcatgatagcatgtgttttaaatgatttattattctgctcactgggctctagtagctcacccctctcccaaattccccaggtttgcaggtacaaggtagactaggaggtcagcaagagtattgaagtcatttgtatgtaatagatagaatgtggacatgataaaatgtaaagttatgaatagttatattatgtaatgatattgaggattagaggttgtgcttgacctatgtgtaaggtatccctcttaatgcatgatcctagatctcttatgatgtttatgtaaactaactcagcatatgttgtatttgcccattggggcattgatgagatcccacagaggggtcgatgtttatgattatgtctatgttcaggttgagtttggtgtttgaatgaaagaaaagctcaaaatttttatgtatgttgttgatcatgtatgggattaatcaggttcacaggatgtatgttaggcttgctacgggtcccggcggccttaagccgacctggatcctagcgccggtagcggtccgattttcgggtcattacagaatggtatcagagccctaggttcatatggttggacctagagtgttgggcttatAGATGttgtagaaggtcaagcacaataggaagatcatgtccactaggataggatgtggagttctgtcttgcatgatgatgtgaaatgccatgattatatgcatgtgcattaatgatatgtgatgtatgtgatgagggttcatgtgtgcccacatgacccatatgatgctaatgtttgcttgttatgtgctgcctttcagaaaacaggatgagaggaactcgtcgatctgcacgattgactggagtgccacctgaggatgaggacatgagcgcccgtcctcatacattgcctagggcaatgtttagcaggtctaacagagaaagagcagtaagagaccctagaaggtctctggatctgggtaggagcagatcagtgaggggaacaattcaaggaggaatgtctgaagacatgggggatgatatggatgtatagcagaggagggatggcagtctgggagttagcatgtcagaagagggaatgggagagtcccaaggaggcactcaggcctcgggatttgttcagccaccccactacccacacttctcacaaaatctcgggtattcgatgggaggtacatcggattaccctagcttcaccccttatcccacacagatgccatacccaccctactacccaccatattcacaatacccaatgtatccactcccaccttactatccaaatccagcaaaccctacctcagaaaatgttgcacctcctccaccatcagcagaacccacagttccagcaacccatatgcctaagcctagctcatctggtgggagcaaggtcaagatgaccgactatatgaagctgggtgctccccagtttgaaactggagatgacccatttgtgtaccttgagagggtcaaaaccattacagatgagataggggcggatgatagtagagccattcagatggctgggttcacattaaaatgcaaaaaggcccgtgagtggtttaagaactatatgagcccgaggttggatagcctatcatgggaggagtttgcaaatgaatttgcaggatgggcttttcctgacagttcaagagaattgaagatgattgagtttgaacagttaaggcagacagaggaaatgagtgtagaggagtacaccgacagattcttggagctgttgccgtttgcagggcaaactcttgacacagaccagaagaagtcaaggaggtatatcatgaaacttcactccaggtattcctccttgatccagtccgcagatagggagagcttccatgccatagtggatatggctaggaggatggaggctagtgctatcatcgaggggaaagtcaagcagtcagtggcacagccttctggttctaagaccccaggctcttcttctatgagtgcagcagcttcaggtagtaaaaagtgggacagaggctctaggaagtctaagaagaacaagttctggaacaaggttaagtccagtctgggatttggaggtggctcaagctctggtgcgaataatgcagtttgtgtgaggtgtggtaagccacacaggggagtatgtcggtttgggacgacagcctgttacagatgtggtcaggaggggcatatgtctcgagagtgtccaagagcagccccgatggcacagtcccagcagacagcttcaggtagcatagcgcagccagcagctccagccacgactcaggccagtggcaaaggtagagggagaggggcagcctcttcttcagcgggtttcagaggtgaaggtccatcagctccagcagctccagcacggatcttcacgatgacacagcaggaggcagatgcatctaacaccgcggtggcaggtaacttactcattggttgttcagatgtgtatgtcttgatggaccctggtgcatctcattcttttattgctccgagagccattgagagggagtgtcctctctgggtcagtggacccaagtgtgatccatcagtggcagagttagtctgccagtgtagtcctgtgtttgttgagggaagatgcttgtccgccgaccttgtggttctagacttgacagatttcgacgtcattctagggatggactggttatctacccatggtgctaccttggactacaggaataaggtagtcaggttcagaggtcaggatgggtcagaggttgtcttcaggggagacaggaggggtacacctagaggtctgatatcagctcttcaggctcgtaggttgcttaggaagggatgttaggggtatttggctcatgtgagagagcttagcagtcaggttagagagcccgcctcggtgccagtggttagagagtttctaaaCGTCTTCctagacgagttgccaggtttaccacctgctagggagatagagttcgagatagaattgatgcctgaaacccgaccgatctctatccctccctacaggatggctccagcggagttgaaggaattgaaagaacagttgcaagagctggagataagggcttcatccgaccgagtacctcaccctggggtgctccagttttgtttgtgaggaagaaggatggatcccttagactttgtatcgactacaggcagttgaacaaagtcactaccaagaacaagtaccctttgcca
This region of Manihot esculenta cultivar AM560-2 chromosome 10, M.esculenta_v8, whole genome shotgun sequence genomic DNA includes:
- the LOC110623874 gene encoding ACT domain-containing protein ACR12; translated protein: MASTKSLLSSFSSWLHHRSKDLAPRIFVPPLDSCSFSSPIRLENQVVLSRRHVFYASTNDTNAASSIPLKSAQDDYIPMPVVMIDQDSDSEATIVQISFGDRLGALIDTMKALKDLGLDVAKGSVLTEGSVKQTKFFITHLGNGRKVEDPDMLERIRLTIINNLLKYHPESSEQLALGEAFGIKAPEKKPDVDIATHIHVKNDGPKRSLLCIETADRPGLLVEIIKIMADINVDVESAEIDTEGLIAKDKFHVSYRGSALDSSLSQVLRNCLRYYLRRPEIDIDSY